A single genomic interval of Malania oleifera isolate guangnan ecotype guangnan chromosome 11, ASM2987363v1, whole genome shotgun sequence harbors:
- the LOC131167359 gene encoding polygalacturonase-like isoform X1 encodes MGLLMQLRLPHVLYLIIIIITTFLFSSSCYYGSSTADVLQVLNNPIADDLNNNKNNHNSDNYLIFNETDDEAAAADGDCYHYYDPFSEQAAALPSCSYNLLSTASQDDDLVNENLIANASVKIVNVANFEDEAHASADATQAFKKAWEEACGSSSKGAVVLVVPKNKNYLLKPIRFSGPCKSHLTLQIYGTIEASTNTSDYEKDERYWLVFQSVENLVVEGGGTLYGNGMIWWQNSCKFNKALPCKDAPTALTFYKCKNLVVRKLKIQNAQQIHVAFQKSSHVQASNLFVSAPENSPNTDGIHVSNSQSIHISSCLVSTGDDCISIVNGSKNVQAVDITCGPGHGISVGSLGAHNSKAHVSDVTINGARLTGTTNGVRIKTWQGGSGSASNIKFQNVEMDNVRNPIIIDQNYCDQKEPCSEQASTVEIKNVLYQNIKGTSASEVAISFGCSKSIPCEGIVLQNISLNREGGGTSTKALCNNVEFTEKGIVSPHCP; translated from the exons ATGGGACTGCTTATGCAACTAAGACTACCCCACGTCTTATAtttaatcatcatcatcatcaccaccttcctcttttcttcttcctgTTACTATGGCAGCAGCACTGCCGATGTTCTGCAAGTATTGAACAACCCAATAGCTGATGAtctcaacaacaacaaaaacaatcATAATAGTGATAATTACTTAATATTCAACGAAACAGATGATGAAGCTGCTGCTGCTGATGGCGATTGTTATCATTATTACGATCCTTTTTCTGAACAAGCAGCAGCATTGCCCAGCTGTTCGTATAATTTGCTCAGCACAGCATCCCAAGATGACGATTTAGTCAATGAGAACCTCATCGCAAATGCGTCCGTTAAAATAGTTAACGTTGCCAACTTCGAAGACGAAGCCCATGCATCAGCTGATGCCACTCAG GCATTTAAGAAGGCTTGGGAGGAAGCGTGTGGATCATCATCGAAGGGGGCTGTAGTTCTTGTGGTTCCCAAGAACAAAAACTATCTCCTCAAGCCTATTAGGTTCTCAGGACCTTGCAAGTCCCATCTCACCCTCCAG ATATATGGAACGATCGAAGCATCTACGAACACATCAGACTACGAGAAAGATGAGAGATACTGGCTTGTATTTCAAAGTGTTGAAAACTTGGTAGTTGAAGGTGGTGGAACCCTCTACGGCAATGGCATGATATGGTGGCAAAACTCCTGCAAATTCAATAAAGCTCTT CCTTGCAAGGATGCACCCACG GCTTTAACATTCTACAAGTGCAAGAACTTGGTGGTGAGGAAGCTGAAGATCCAAAATGCACAGCAAATTCATGTTGCTTTCCAGAAAAGTTCACATGTTCAAGCCTCCAATCTCTTCGTAAGTGCACCAGAGAACAGCCCCAACACTGATGGCATCCATGTCTCCAATTCCCAAAGCATTCACATCTCAAGCTGCCTTGTCAGCACAG GTGACGACTGTATTTCAATCGTAAATGGATCAAAAAACGTACAAGCTGTGGACATAACCTGTGGACCAGGTCATGGAATCAG TGTAGGAAGCTTAGGAGCACACAATTCAAAAGCCCATGTCTCAGATGTGACAATAAATGGAGCTAGGCTTACGGGAACCACCAATGGAGTAAGGATCAAAACATGGCAG GGAGGGTCTGGAAGTGCAAGCAACATCAAATTTCAAAATGTTGAAATGGATAATGTTCGCAACCCAATAATCATAGACCAAAATTATTGTGACCAAAAGGAGCCATGCTCAGAACAG GCATCAACAGTTGAAATAAAGAATGTGTTGTACCAAAACATCAAAGGAACAAGTGCTTCTGAAGTAGCCATAAGCTTTGGGTGCAGTAAGAGCATCCCATGTGAGGGGATAGTGTTGCAAAATATTAGTCTCAATAGAGAGGGAGGGGGAACATCCACTAAAGCTTTGTGCAACAATGTTGAGTTCACTGAAAAGGGGATTGTTTCCCCACATTGTCCATGA
- the LOC131167359 gene encoding polygalacturonase-like isoform X2: MGLLMQLRLPHVLYLIIIIITTFLFSSSCYYGSSTADVLQVLNNPIADDLNNNKNNHNSDNYLIFNETDDEAAAADGDCYHYYDPFSEQAAALPSCSYNLLSTASQDDDLVNENLIANASVKIVNVANFEDEAHASADATQAFKKAWEEACGSSSKGAVVLVVPKNKNYLLKPIRFSGPCKSHLTLQIYGTIEASTNTSDYEKDERYWLVFQSVENLVVEGGGTLYGNGMIWWQNSCKFNKALALTFYKCKNLVVRKLKIQNAQQIHVAFQKSSHVQASNLFVSAPENSPNTDGIHVSNSQSIHISSCLVSTGDDCISIVNGSKNVQAVDITCGPGHGISVGSLGAHNSKAHVSDVTINGARLTGTTNGVRIKTWQGGSGSASNIKFQNVEMDNVRNPIIIDQNYCDQKEPCSEQASTVEIKNVLYQNIKGTSASEVAISFGCSKSIPCEGIVLQNISLNREGGGTSTKALCNNVEFTEKGIVSPHCP, encoded by the exons ATGGGACTGCTTATGCAACTAAGACTACCCCACGTCTTATAtttaatcatcatcatcatcaccaccttcctcttttcttcttcctgTTACTATGGCAGCAGCACTGCCGATGTTCTGCAAGTATTGAACAACCCAATAGCTGATGAtctcaacaacaacaaaaacaatcATAATAGTGATAATTACTTAATATTCAACGAAACAGATGATGAAGCTGCTGCTGCTGATGGCGATTGTTATCATTATTACGATCCTTTTTCTGAACAAGCAGCAGCATTGCCCAGCTGTTCGTATAATTTGCTCAGCACAGCATCCCAAGATGACGATTTAGTCAATGAGAACCTCATCGCAAATGCGTCCGTTAAAATAGTTAACGTTGCCAACTTCGAAGACGAAGCCCATGCATCAGCTGATGCCACTCAG GCATTTAAGAAGGCTTGGGAGGAAGCGTGTGGATCATCATCGAAGGGGGCTGTAGTTCTTGTGGTTCCCAAGAACAAAAACTATCTCCTCAAGCCTATTAGGTTCTCAGGACCTTGCAAGTCCCATCTCACCCTCCAG ATATATGGAACGATCGAAGCATCTACGAACACATCAGACTACGAGAAAGATGAGAGATACTGGCTTGTATTTCAAAGTGTTGAAAACTTGGTAGTTGAAGGTGGTGGAACCCTCTACGGCAATGGCATGATATGGTGGCAAAACTCCTGCAAATTCAATAAAGCTCTT GCTTTAACATTCTACAAGTGCAAGAACTTGGTGGTGAGGAAGCTGAAGATCCAAAATGCACAGCAAATTCATGTTGCTTTCCAGAAAAGTTCACATGTTCAAGCCTCCAATCTCTTCGTAAGTGCACCAGAGAACAGCCCCAACACTGATGGCATCCATGTCTCCAATTCCCAAAGCATTCACATCTCAAGCTGCCTTGTCAGCACAG GTGACGACTGTATTTCAATCGTAAATGGATCAAAAAACGTACAAGCTGTGGACATAACCTGTGGACCAGGTCATGGAATCAG TGTAGGAAGCTTAGGAGCACACAATTCAAAAGCCCATGTCTCAGATGTGACAATAAATGGAGCTAGGCTTACGGGAACCACCAATGGAGTAAGGATCAAAACATGGCAG GGAGGGTCTGGAAGTGCAAGCAACATCAAATTTCAAAATGTTGAAATGGATAATGTTCGCAACCCAATAATCATAGACCAAAATTATTGTGACCAAAAGGAGCCATGCTCAGAACAG GCATCAACAGTTGAAATAAAGAATGTGTTGTACCAAAACATCAAAGGAACAAGTGCTTCTGAAGTAGCCATAAGCTTTGGGTGCAGTAAGAGCATCCCATGTGAGGGGATAGTGTTGCAAAATATTAGTCTCAATAGAGAGGGAGGGGGAACATCCACTAAAGCTTTGTGCAACAATGTTGAGTTCACTGAAAAGGGGATTGTTTCCCCACATTGTCCATGA
- the LOC131167360 gene encoding putative pentatricopeptide repeat-containing protein At5g40405 has translation MRILRQIHARLLTYLLPVAPISFPLSKLVGFCALSPLGDIDYARRVFSQIPNPSIFAWNSMIRGYSQIESPSKEPFSFFKRLIRRGYPNPNTFTAAFVLKACSVVSAFGEGRQVHAGVLRSGLLTSPFVQTALVNFYAKCEEIGFARNMFDEIPERNLVAWSTMISGYARIGSVNEALSLFRLMQKESIVPDEVTMVSVISACAAWGALDIGRWVHAFVEKNSIKTDLELSTALVNMYAKCGCIERAKDVFSKMPVKDTKAWSSLIVGLAIHGLAKDALETFSRMEEAKVKPNHVTFIGVLSACAHSGLVSEGRRYWSGMLKAGIEPSMEHYGCMVDLLCRASLVDEAYILVETMPLAPNPIIWRTLLVGCKKNRVLDKGEIVAERLLELEPLNAENYILLSNLYASVLDWEKVSHVRKKMKERGIKTAPGCSSIEIDGFVHEFVLGDWSHPEMKEIREVLREISERVRKAGHKPWTSAVLHDFGEEEKETALCEHSERLAIAYGLLKTKAPVVIRIVKNLRVCDDCHEVTKIISEVYKREIIVRDRVRFHKFVDGTCSCRDYW, from the exons ATGCGAATCCTCCGCCAAATCCACGCTCGTCTCCTCACTTATCTCCTTCCCGTCGCTCCCATCTCCTTCCCTCTCAGCAAACTAGTCGGCTTCTGCGCTCTTTCTCCTCTTGGCGACATCGACTACGCGCGACGAGTCTTCTCACAAATCCCTAACCCAAGCATATTCGCTTGGAATTCCATGATAAGGGGTTATTCCCAAAttgaaagcccatcaaaagaaccCTTTTCCTTCTTCAAAAGATTGATCAGAAGGGGTTACCCCAACCCCAACACCTTCACCGCGGCTTTTGTCCTTAAGGCGTGCTCTGTGGTGTCGGCCTTCGGAGAAGGACGGCAGGTTCATGCCGGTGTTCTGCGATCTGGGTTGCTCACAAGCCCCTTTGTGCAGACCGCGTTGGTCAATTTCTATGCGAAATGTGAAGAGATTGGGTTTGCAAGAAATATGTTTGATGAAATTCCTGAGAGAAATTTGGTTGCCTGGAGTACGATGATTAGTGGGTATGCGAGAATTGGGTCAGTGAATGAGGCTTTGAGTCTGTTTAGGTTAATGCAGAAGGAGAGTATTGTTCCAGATGAGGTTACAATGGTTAGCGTTATTTCTGCCTGCGCAGCATGGGGGGCTTTAGATATTGGAAGATGGGTGCATGCATTTGTCGAGAAGAATTCAATCAAAACTGATCTTGAGCTTAGCACCGCGTTGGTCAATATGTATGCAAAATGTGGTTGTATAGAGAGAGCAAAGGACGTTTTCAGTAAGATGCCAGTGAAAGATACGAAAGCATGGAGCTCGTTGATTGTGGGATTGGCAATTCATGGGCTTGCCAAGGATGCATTGGAGACCTTTTCTAGGATGGAGGAAGCCAAG GTGAAACCTAACCATGTAACCTTCATTGGTGTTCTGTCTGCTTGTGCCCACAGTGGGCTAGTTTCTGAGGGTCGGAGATATTGGTCTGGCATGCTCAAAGCAGGTATTGAACCATCAATGGAGCATTACGGTTGTATGGTTGATCTACTCTGCCGAGCCAGCCTTGTTGATGAGGCATACATCCTTGTTGAAACCATGCCACTTGCACCAAACCCAATAATATGGCGAACACTACTTGTGGGTTGCAAGAAGAATAGGGTTTTGGATAAAGGTGAAATAGTTGCAGAGCGGCTTCTAGAATTAGAACCACTTAATGCAGAGAACTATATCCTCCTCTCAAATCTGTATGCGTCAGTTTTGGATTGGGAGAAGGTAAGCCATGTGAGGAAGAAAATGAAAGAGAGAGGCATTAAGACTGCACCTGGTTGCAGCTCCATTGAAATTGATGGATTTGTGCATGAGTTTGTCCTGGGGGATTGGTCACACCCTGAGATGAAGGAGATAAGGGAGGTTCTGAGAGAAATCTCTGAACGGGTGCGCAAGGCTGGTCACAAACCATGGACTTCAGCAGTATTGCACGATTTCGGTGAGGAAGAGAAAGAGACTGCTCTCTGCGAGCATAGTGAGAGGCTGGCAATTGCTTATGGGTTATTGAAGACTAAAGCACCAGTTGTTATTAGGATAGTAAAGAATCTAAGGGTTTGTGATGACTGTCATGAAGTGACAAAGATCATCAGTGAAGTGTACAAGCGAGAGATCATTGTAAGGGACCGGGTTAGGTTCCACAAATTTGTTGATGGCACTTGCTCTTGTAGGGATTACTGGTGA